In a genomic window of Cyanobacterium sp. T60_A2020_053:
- a CDS encoding SDR family oxidoreductase, with amino-acid sequence MKVFVAGATGKTGKKIVAELVKKNISVCALVRDKAKAQELLPLEVELVVGDVLKPETYASAVKTCDTVICATGATPELNPTVFYQVDYEGSKKLINVAKDAQIKRFIFVTSLCVSRFFHPLNLFGLVLFWKKQAEKYLISSGLDYTIIRPGGLKNEENNYPVVVKGADTLFEGSIPRQKVAEVCVESLFYPETNNRILEIVAQAEAKSMDWQELFSS; translated from the coding sequence ATGAAAGTATTTGTAGCGGGCGCCACAGGGAAAACGGGCAAAAAAATTGTTGCCGAGTTAGTCAAAAAAAATATTTCAGTTTGTGCCTTAGTCAGAGATAAGGCAAAAGCCCAAGAATTATTACCACTAGAAGTAGAATTAGTGGTGGGTGATGTGTTAAAACCAGAAACCTATGCTTCCGCCGTGAAAACTTGTGATACGGTGATATGCGCTACAGGGGCAACCCCTGAGCTTAATCCGACCGTTTTTTATCAAGTGGATTATGAGGGTAGCAAAAAGTTAATTAATGTCGCTAAAGACGCTCAAATTAAACGTTTTATTTTTGTAACTTCTTTATGTGTGTCGCGCTTTTTCCATCCTCTCAATTTATTTGGTTTAGTCTTATTTTGGAAAAAACAAGCAGAAAAATATTTAATTTCCAGTGGCTTGGACTATACCATAATTAGACCGGGAGGGCTAAAAAATGAGGAAAATAATTATCCTGTGGTGGTGAAGGGCGCTGATACATTATTTGAAGGCTCAATTCCTCGTCAAAAAGTAGCAGAAGTTTGTGTTGAGTCATTATTCTATCCTGAAACTAATAATCGTATTTTGGAAATTGTCGCTCAAGCGGA